One Sediminibacillus dalangtanensis genomic region harbors:
- the ilvD gene encoding dihydroxy-acid dehydratase — MEKDLRIKSKVFSDDPKRAPNRAMLRAVGVTDEDFKKPMIGVASTWSEVTPCNIHLHDLAVKAKEGAKDAGGVPLVFNTITVSDGISMGTQGMRYSLPSRDIIADSIETVVGAENLDAYVAIGGCDKNIPGCMIAIARSDVPGVFVYGGTISPGFHKGQKLDIVSVFEGVGQHNNGDISDEQLHGIECHACPGAGSCGGMYTANTMATAVEALGMSLPGSSSNPAESEEKRKDCVEAGKAAYKMLELGIYPKDIMTKEAFENAITVVMALGGSTNAVLHLLAIAQSVEVDITIDDFDRIQKKVPHVADLRPSGKYVMEDLHRIGGVPAVMKFLYEAGYLHGDCMTITGKTVAENAAEASSFKEGQEIIMPIDKPLRENGPLVILKGNLAPSGAVAKVSGVKVKRHTGPARVFDTEEEATEAVINNEINEGDVLVIRYEGPKGGPGMPEMLSISAILVGKGLGEKVALLTDGRFSGGTHGLVVGHIAPEAQSGGPIALLKEGDIVTIDSDKQEITMDVPKAELETRREQWTAPPLYNKGVLGKYAHTVSCSSKGAVTDQF; from the coding sequence ATGGAAAAAGATTTACGGATCAAAAGCAAAGTGTTCAGCGATGACCCCAAACGGGCCCCGAATCGGGCGATGCTTCGCGCGGTAGGGGTGACGGACGAAGACTTCAAAAAGCCGATGATCGGGGTGGCAAGTACTTGGAGTGAAGTGACTCCTTGTAACATTCATCTGCATGACTTGGCAGTAAAAGCCAAAGAAGGCGCCAAAGACGCCGGTGGAGTTCCCCTGGTGTTCAATACAATTACAGTATCGGATGGCATTTCGATGGGAACGCAAGGAATGCGTTACTCACTCCCGAGCAGGGATATCATTGCTGATTCGATCGAAACTGTTGTAGGGGCAGAAAACTTAGATGCTTATGTAGCGATTGGCGGCTGTGATAAAAACATCCCGGGCTGTATGATCGCCATCGCCCGCTCTGATGTTCCGGGTGTATTTGTCTACGGAGGTACGATTTCTCCTGGATTTCACAAGGGACAAAAGCTCGATATTGTTTCTGTCTTTGAAGGAGTCGGTCAGCATAACAATGGCGACATCAGTGATGAGCAGCTGCATGGAATCGAGTGCCATGCATGTCCTGGAGCAGGGTCCTGTGGTGGGATGTATACGGCGAATACGATGGCCACTGCTGTGGAAGCATTGGGAATGAGTTTACCGGGCAGTTCTTCAAACCCGGCAGAATCGGAAGAAAAGCGGAAGGACTGTGTGGAGGCTGGTAAAGCAGCCTATAAGATGTTGGAGCTCGGAATTTATCCAAAAGACATTATGACGAAAGAGGCTTTTGAGAATGCCATCACGGTAGTCATGGCGCTCGGTGGCTCTACCAATGCGGTTCTTCATTTGTTGGCGATTGCTCAATCCGTCGAGGTCGATATCACCATCGATGATTTTGACAGGATTCAGAAGAAAGTGCCACATGTTGCCGATTTACGACCGAGTGGAAAATATGTCATGGAGGATTTACACAGGATCGGCGGTGTACCCGCTGTCATGAAGTTTCTTTATGAAGCTGGTTATTTGCACGGCGATTGTATGACCATTACTGGAAAAACAGTGGCGGAGAATGCAGCAGAAGCATCTTCCTTTAAAGAAGGACAGGAAATTATTATGCCGATTGACAAGCCTTTGCGGGAAAATGGTCCTTTGGTTATTTTAAAAGGAAACTTGGCTCCGAGTGGTGCGGTAGCCAAGGTATCGGGAGTGAAAGTGAAACGGCACACCGGCCCTGCTCGTGTTTTCGACACCGAAGAAGAAGCAACAGAGGCTGTCATCAACAATGAAATCAACGAAGGGGATGTATTGGTCATTCGTTATGAAGGCCCGAAAGGCGGACCGGGCATGCCGGAAATGCTTTCTATCTCGGCTATCTTAGTCGGAAAAGGGCTGGGTGAAAAGGTGGCATTGTTGACAGACGGACGTTTCTCTGGTGGAACGCATGGCCTGGTTGTCGGCCATATTGCTCCGGAAGCCCAATCTGGCGGACCAATCGCCTTATTGAAAGAAGGGGATATCGTCACGATTGACTCCGATAAACAAGAAATTACGATGGATGTTCCGAAGGCAGAATTGGAAACGCGCCGCGAACAATGGACAGCTCCACCGCTTTATAACAAAGGAGTGCTTGGCAAGTATGCACACACGGTTTCTTGTTCGTCGAAGGGAGCTGTCACCGACCAATTTTAA
- a CDS encoding amidohydrolase, whose protein sequence is MTILDNVRLYRPGEKGTPDDLYHMKIEEGFITGIYKGTATERDEHTIDGRQLVVAPAFNDSHLHLLRYGLMKKELDLRQVTSWTDMKQIIQDRFIEEEMEENDWVIGRGVIDSQFTDLDHLLTAADLDELEYNKPMFLLHDDGHECIVNHKALSIIQENDGLAEGHDPFIEKDEDGRWTGRFKDSAVHFIKFHFRQKSKQEIYEAVQDAIPHLSKMGITSVHTDDLNYAGDYQRLWSAYTQLEKDGKLNIDVQLHHYVYKLTDIQAYLEANSKRTGDGTKQVKVGAFKIFLDGTQRLHTSALRQPYHDKPDTKGNLIYPQEELNEMVKTADQNGMQVTMHAIGDRAVEQAITALENTGTHRMRHRIIHAQVLAPDLLERLQQLKPFLETQPGFIMEEHDQTVEWVGKERERYCNPWATVHQLQIPFTGSSDSPIGPLAPLMNMFAAVNRTDKQDNPEGGWIPEEKLSTDAIFRAYSETPAWLEFHEHRKGKLKPGYQADFILLSDHPTEIQPAELKHLQVAATFFRGNCIYQRS, encoded by the coding sequence TTGACCATACTAGATAATGTTCGCTTATACAGACCGGGAGAAAAAGGGACTCCTGATGACCTCTATCACATGAAAATCGAAGAAGGATTTATCACAGGGATCTATAAAGGAACCGCAACAGAGCGAGACGAACATACCATAGATGGTAGACAACTAGTTGTTGCCCCTGCTTTTAATGATTCCCATTTACATTTGTTGCGGTACGGTTTAATGAAAAAAGAATTGGATCTTCGACAAGTTACAAGCTGGACTGACATGAAGCAAATTATCCAAGACCGCTTTATAGAAGAAGAAATGGAAGAAAACGATTGGGTGATCGGAAGGGGCGTTATTGACAGCCAGTTTACCGACCTCGATCACTTGCTCACCGCTGCTGATCTAGATGAACTGGAATACAACAAACCGATGTTTTTGCTTCATGACGACGGACACGAATGCATCGTCAATCATAAAGCGTTATCCATTATACAGGAGAATGATGGATTGGCTGAAGGACATGACCCGTTTATTGAAAAAGACGAAGATGGCCGTTGGACCGGGCGTTTCAAGGATTCCGCTGTCCATTTTATCAAATTCCATTTTCGCCAGAAGAGCAAACAGGAAATTTATGAAGCGGTTCAAGATGCCATCCCCCATCTTTCCAAAATGGGAATTACTTCTGTCCATACGGACGACCTTAACTATGCAGGGGACTATCAAAGATTATGGAGTGCCTATACCCAACTTGAAAAGGATGGGAAGCTGAACATCGATGTGCAACTTCATCATTATGTTTACAAGCTAACTGACATTCAAGCCTATTTGGAAGCAAATAGCAAAAGAACCGGCGATGGAACCAAGCAAGTAAAAGTAGGTGCGTTCAAGATTTTTCTAGATGGCACCCAACGCCTGCACACATCCGCTTTGCGTCAGCCATATCACGACAAGCCTGACACCAAAGGAAATTTAATATACCCGCAGGAAGAATTAAACGAAATGGTAAAAACCGCTGACCAGAACGGCATGCAAGTTACCATGCACGCTATTGGTGACAGGGCGGTCGAGCAGGCAATAACCGCTTTGGAAAATACCGGTACTCACAGGATGCGCCATCGGATCATTCATGCGCAGGTCTTGGCGCCTGATTTACTTGAACGGCTCCAACAGCTCAAGCCATTTTTAGAAACCCAGCCTGGCTTTATCATGGAAGAGCACGACCAGACGGTTGAATGGGTAGGCAAAGAACGAGAACGTTACTGCAATCCCTGGGCAACTGTCCATCAATTGCAAATTCCGTTTACAGGCAGTTCAGACTCGCCGATCGGCCCGCTGGCTCCGCTGATGAATATGTTTGCGGCAGTGAATCGTACCGATAAACAAGACAATCCAGAGGGCGGCTGGATACCTGAAGAGAAGTTATCAACCGATGCTATCTTCCGAGCTTATAGTGAAACCCCGGCATGGCTGGAATTTCATGAACATAGAAAAGGAAAACTGAAACCTGGTTATCAGGCAGATTTTATTCTGCTATCTGATCATCCCACTGAAATACAACCAGCCGAATTAAAGCATCTGCAAGTGGCAGCGACCTTTTTTCGGGGCAATTGTATCTACCAGCGTTCCTAA
- a CDS encoding Lrp/AsnC family transcriptional regulator — protein sequence MNEKELEILEILEGNARTPLATIADMMEMEKQEVEKIVKSLEERDIILNYQAVINWDHVPSNDGVTAMIDVKVAPKREIGFDGVAERIYRFPEVKAVYLMSGAYDLSVQIEGKTMKEVAFFVSKKLSTLDSVLSTTTHFLLKKYKHDGVIFEPEQKDKRAVVSP from the coding sequence ATGAATGAAAAAGAATTGGAGATTTTGGAGATTCTTGAAGGAAATGCACGGACACCGTTGGCGACTATTGCCGATATGATGGAAATGGAGAAACAGGAAGTCGAAAAAATTGTCAAATCTTTGGAAGAGCGGGATATCATTCTGAATTACCAGGCTGTGATCAATTGGGATCATGTTCCATCCAATGACGGTGTAACCGCGATGATTGATGTGAAGGTGGCACCGAAGCGGGAAATCGGCTTTGATGGGGTAGCTGAACGGATTTATCGCTTTCCGGAAGTGAAAGCGGTCTATTTGATGTCTGGCGCCTATGATCTGTCGGTCCAGATTGAAGGAAAAACCATGAAGGAAGTAGCTTTTTTTGTATCAAAGAAATTGTCGACACTAGATTCCGTACTATCTACGACCACCCATTTTCTCCTGAAAAAGTATAAACACGATGGCGTCATTTTTGAACCGGAACAGAAGGATAAGCGGGCAGTGGTGTCGCCATGA
- a CDS encoding aminotransferase, whose product MKQLSSKHYLSETARSIKPSGIRKFFDLANEMEGVVSLGVGEPDFVTSWNICEAAYASMESGYTSYSANAGLLELRQEISAYLQKQFQLEYKAEKEIIVTTGASQAIDIAFRALVDPGDEVLIAEPGFVAYAPIVQLAGGTPAPVPTTAENHFKLTAEQLESHINEKTKMILLCFPNNPTGATLKREELEKLSTVIRRHDLLVLSDEIYAELSYDQSHCSIASLPEMAERTVVISGFSKAFAMTGWRLGYLAGPEPLLQAMLKIHQYTMMCAPTIAQHGALEALRNGREDVDKMVASYRRRRNYFVKASNRIGLPCHMPGGAFYAFPSIRETGLTSEQFAEQLLKEEKVAVVPGSVFGAGGEGYVRCSYAASMEALQTAIERIGRFVEKRL is encoded by the coding sequence ATGAAACAGCTATCTTCCAAACATTATCTTTCGGAAACAGCAAGAAGCATAAAACCTTCGGGAATCCGAAAATTCTTTGATTTGGCGAATGAAATGGAGGGAGTGGTTTCCCTTGGGGTAGGGGAACCCGATTTTGTAACCAGCTGGAACATTTGTGAAGCGGCTTATGCTTCGATGGAAAGTGGATATACTTCCTATTCAGCGAATGCAGGGCTGTTGGAGCTTCGTCAGGAAATTTCGGCTTATTTACAAAAGCAGTTTCAGCTGGAATACAAAGCAGAGAAAGAAATCATCGTCACCACTGGTGCCAGCCAGGCGATCGATATTGCCTTCCGGGCACTGGTCGATCCAGGTGACGAAGTTTTGATAGCGGAGCCTGGCTTTGTAGCCTATGCTCCGATTGTCCAACTGGCGGGAGGCACTCCGGCTCCTGTGCCGACTACGGCGGAAAACCATTTTAAACTGACGGCGGAGCAGTTGGAAAGTCATATTAATGAAAAAACGAAGATGATTCTGCTTTGCTTCCCTAACAATCCAACCGGTGCCACGTTGAAAAGAGAAGAGCTGGAGAAGCTGTCTACGGTCATCCGAAGGCATGATTTATTAGTGCTTTCCGATGAAATTTATGCCGAGCTGAGCTACGATCAATCTCATTGCAGTATAGCGTCACTTCCGGAAATGGCAGAGCGAACCGTGGTTATTTCCGGTTTTTCCAAAGCATTCGCGATGACGGGTTGGCGGCTCGGATACTTGGCCGGGCCAGAGCCACTTCTGCAGGCGATGTTGAAAATCCACCAATACACGATGATGTGCGCCCCTACGATTGCCCAGCATGGTGCCCTGGAAGCCTTAAGGAATGGACGCGAGGATGTCGATAAAATGGTGGCCAGCTACCGCAGGCGCAGAAATTATTTTGTGAAAGCGAGTAACCGGATCGGCCTGCCTTGCCATATGCCAGGTGGAGCATTTTACGCTTTTCCGTCCATCAGGGAAACGGGCTTGACGTCGGAACAGTTCGCCGAACAGTTACTGAAGGAAGAAAAAGTGGCAGTCGTTCCTGGTTCTGTGTTTGGAGCAGGCGGAGAAGGGTATGTACGCTGCTCTTACGCTGCATCCATGGAGGCATTGCAAACAGCAATAGAACGAATCGGACGGTTTGTGGAAAAGCGGTTATAA
- a CDS encoding DUF3976 domain-containing protein, whose protein sequence is MQGWFFPLSFIIGFPLLYLFIRNDVNEDKALTKKGFIKLGSFFLIIFMVAFFLGLLAR, encoded by the coding sequence ATGCAAGGGTGGTTTTTTCCACTTTCTTTTATTATCGGATTTCCACTGTTATACCTATTCATTCGCAATGATGTCAACGAGGATAAGGCGTTGACCAAAAAAGGGTTTATCAAACTGGGATCTTTTTTTCTCATTATCTTTATGGTCGCTTTCTTCCTTGGACTGCTGGCAAGATGA
- a CDS encoding permease has protein sequence MKYSRLAFLFIGIVDLVLFVFLAVAATITGDTGLLSENLIWLAMAVMAFCLSYLFPQFIQKDERMKLIRQKGIFFSFFAFLFYSILLTTLLHTNLIQLTGSETISILTSLMICTVFISWVVLSKIY, from the coding sequence ATGAAGTATTCACGGCTTGCGTTTTTGTTTATCGGTATTGTCGACTTGGTATTATTCGTCTTTTTGGCTGTCGCTGCCACCATAACCGGTGACACCGGGTTGCTGTCGGAAAACCTGATATGGCTTGCCATGGCTGTCATGGCATTTTGTTTAAGTTATTTATTTCCTCAGTTCATTCAAAAAGACGAACGGATGAAGCTTATCCGGCAGAAGGGTATCTTTTTTTCCTTTTTTGCTTTTCTGTTTTACTCCATCCTATTGACTACTTTGTTACACACAAATCTCATTCAGCTGACTGGTTCAGAAACCATCAGCATCCTTACTTCCCTGATGATTTGCACTGTTTTTATTTCCTGGGTTGTTTTATCAAAAATCTACTAA
- a CDS encoding helix-turn-helix transcriptional regulator: MKNDLPEYRKIHGISQDGLAAKLGVSRQTIISIEKGRYNPSLPLALQIARLFNTYVENIFFLDE; encoded by the coding sequence TTGAAAAATGACCTACCGGAATACAGAAAAATACACGGGATTTCCCAGGATGGTTTGGCAGCAAAGCTGGGTGTGTCCAGACAAACCATCATTTCGATCGAGAAAGGCAGATACAACCCTTCACTTCCTTTAGCTTTGCAAATTGCCCGGCTATTCAACACCTATGTGGAAAATATCTTTTTTTTAGATGAATAG
- a CDS encoding NAD(P)/FAD-dependent oxidoreductase, translating into MKKFIIVGAGILGASTAYRLAKAGAEVMIVDRKDTGQATDAAAGIICPWLSQRRNKAWYQLAKGGARYYPELIKELTSDGEKNTGYTKSGAISLHHDQKKLDAMEERAWKRRESAPEMGEISRLSADQAKALFPPLSGEMEAVHVSGAARVDGRLLLNALLRAAAKHGAERINGSASLAVKGNKAYGVRVDKEVFYADKVIVTAGAWAQELFNQAGIPFNVRFQKAQILHLELPDTQTADWPVVMPPSNHYLLAFDPNRIVVGTTHEDIEHYDTRATAGGIKEILDKSLQTAPGLSESTLLEARVGFRPFTPGFLPVIGAVPGFEGLLTANGLGASGLTMGPYIGSELAKLALGETTEIDLNLYDVAGALT; encoded by the coding sequence ATGAAAAAATTTATTATAGTCGGGGCCGGCATACTCGGAGCTTCCACCGCCTACCGACTCGCAAAGGCTGGAGCGGAAGTGATGATCGTTGATCGGAAGGATACCGGACAAGCTACAGACGCGGCTGCTGGAATTATTTGTCCCTGGTTGTCCCAACGAAGAAATAAAGCCTGGTATCAGCTTGCAAAGGGTGGTGCCCGTTATTACCCTGAATTGATCAAGGAATTAACATCCGATGGAGAAAAAAACACCGGATACACCAAATCAGGCGCCATCAGTCTTCACCATGACCAAAAAAAATTGGACGCGATGGAGGAACGGGCATGGAAGCGTCGTGAGAGTGCACCAGAAATGGGAGAAATCAGCCGACTTTCAGCAGACCAGGCTAAAGCTTTATTCCCACCGCTTTCAGGTGAGATGGAGGCTGTCCATGTCAGTGGTGCCGCTCGTGTTGATGGCCGTTTGCTGCTGAACGCTTTATTGCGTGCAGCAGCGAAACATGGCGCCGAGAGAATAAACGGTAGTGCCTCCCTCGCAGTCAAAGGAAACAAGGCATATGGCGTTAGGGTTGATAAGGAAGTCTTTTACGCAGATAAAGTGATTGTAACAGCAGGTGCCTGGGCACAGGAACTATTCAATCAAGCAGGCATCCCGTTCAATGTTCGCTTTCAAAAAGCCCAAATCCTCCATTTGGAACTCCCTGATACACAAACCGCTGACTGGCCGGTCGTGATGCCGCCAAGCAACCATTATCTACTCGCCTTTGATCCGAACCGAATTGTAGTTGGCACTACACACGAGGATATCGAACATTATGATACTCGGGCAACTGCCGGCGGTATAAAGGAAATCCTCGACAAGAGCTTGCAAACTGCTCCTGGATTATCGGAAAGTACGCTACTGGAAGCAAGGGTGGGATTTCGGCCGTTCACCCCCGGCTTTCTGCCAGTCATCGGCGCTGTTCCAGGTTTTGAAGGCCTGTTGACTGCGAATGGACTTGGGGCGTCCGGCCTTACGATGGGGCCGTATATCGGTTCCGAACTTGCTAAACTGGCGCTTGGAGAAACGACGGAAATTGACTTAAACCTTTATGATGTAGCGGGTGCATTGACATGA
- a CDS encoding helix-turn-helix domain-containing protein — MEEKSLYQLTTESRSNPSALIAILDAFEPKVKKSLYQTEEKNREDMYQDLQLKMVEAVSRYDISAVPGFFDFQVQVESNIV, encoded by the coding sequence ATGGAGGAAAAGTCACTGTATCAGTTAACGACAGAGTCTAGGAGTAACCCGTCCGCCTTGATAGCCATTCTCGATGCATTCGAGCCAAAAGTCAAGAAATCCCTTTACCAGACAGAAGAGAAAAACAGGGAAGATATGTACCAGGATTTACAGTTGAAAATGGTAGAAGCCGTAAGCCGTTATGATATTTCTGCGGTTCCCGGATTTTTCGATTTTCAAGTTCAGGTAGAGAGTAACATTGTTTGA
- a CDS encoding YvrJ family protein: MNSFDFPLWVTLLGNFGFPIAVTVYLFFRFERKIENLETVINELSTKLSQK; encoded by the coding sequence ATGAATTCTTTTGACTTTCCACTTTGGGTCACTTTGTTGGGGAATTTCGGTTTTCCTATCGCAGTCACTGTTTATTTGTTCTTTCGCTTTGAACGAAAAATTGAAAATCTGGAGACAGTGATTAACGAGCTCTCGACCAAGCTATCCCAGAAGTAG
- a CDS encoding sigma-70 family RNA polymerase sigma factor, producing MKEREDPCASEVKKYIDEHQEFLNNTIVSAFLKEKDNYQLFVQTICYPSHANTKKLDDKFRAYYFNIRLTTYLSNTLHFNAINYDKKYKNVKMRNQLILDSPLTDDSEYTLKDVIEDKQQESSLEAVFSTGRNYTLEDLVVDERLYQAITKLTENQKKILNLAYVHELSDTEIAAVLKKSQQAVSKSHKKALKKLRRTLNEKDDLVK from the coding sequence GTGAAAGAACGTGAAGATCCCTGTGCGTCCGAGGTAAAGAAATATATAGATGAACATCAGGAGTTCCTTAACAACACGATTGTCTCCGCTTTTTTGAAAGAGAAGGATAACTACCAGTTGTTTGTCCAGACCATTTGTTATCCATCCCATGCCAACACGAAAAAGTTAGATGATAAATTCCGCGCCTACTACTTTAATATCAGGCTGACCACTTATCTCTCTAATACCCTACATTTCAATGCCATAAATTATGATAAAAAATACAAAAATGTGAAAATGCGCAATCAGCTCATTCTTGACTCCCCTCTAACAGATGATTCCGAATACACGTTAAAAGATGTTATCGAAGACAAACAGCAGGAGTCCAGCCTGGAAGCAGTATTCTCCACTGGGCGGAATTATACGCTTGAGGATCTGGTCGTTGATGAAAGGCTGTATCAGGCCATCACCAAATTGACAGAGAACCAGAAAAAAATTCTCAACTTGGCCTATGTACACGAGCTTAGTGACACGGAAATAGCTGCAGTTCTAAAAAAATCCCAACAAGCTGTGTCTAAAAGCCATAAAAAAGCCCTTAAAAAACTGCGAAGGACTCTGAACGAGAAGGATGACCTTGTAAAATGA
- a CDS encoding amino acid ABC transporter substrate-binding protein gives MKKISAWLVIIGLVAVLAACGSNSEGDSGADENNGSSDSGSESSASLYDQIMEEGVITVGTEGTYAPFTFHNDEGELTGYDVEVIREVADRMGIDVEFEETQWDSMFAGLNAERFDVIANQVGIDEERKQNYDFSNPYTYSSAVVVVPKDNNNITSFEDLEGKQSAQSLTSNFGEIAEENGAELVSVEGLAQSIELIKQGRADVTVNDKLAVLDYINQQGDESIKIAAEQGDASESAFAFNKGNEELVEAVNKQLEAMREDGTLAEISKEWFGEDVSSQ, from the coding sequence ATGAAAAAAATAAGTGCATGGCTGGTTATCATCGGCCTAGTTGCTGTTTTGGCAGCATGTGGAAGCAATTCAGAGGGAGATTCCGGGGCCGACGAAAATAATGGCAGCTCGGACAGTGGCTCTGAATCGTCTGCGTCACTATATGATCAAATCATGGAAGAAGGAGTCATTACGGTAGGCACGGAAGGTACGTATGCACCATTTACCTTCCATAATGACGAAGGTGAGTTAACTGGTTATGATGTGGAAGTTATCCGGGAAGTGGCTGACCGGATGGGAATCGATGTGGAATTTGAAGAAACACAATGGGATTCCATGTTTGCCGGCCTGAATGCCGAACGCTTTGACGTGATTGCCAATCAGGTCGGCATTGATGAAGAACGTAAACAAAACTATGATTTCTCCAATCCATATACGTATTCCTCTGCGGTAGTAGTCGTCCCGAAAGATAACAACAATATCACTTCTTTCGAAGACTTGGAAGGCAAGCAATCCGCACAGTCATTAACGAGTAATTTCGGAGAAATTGCCGAGGAAAATGGCGCGGAACTTGTCAGCGTCGAAGGTCTGGCGCAATCCATTGAATTGATCAAGCAAGGCAGAGCAGATGTCACGGTGAACGATAAACTGGCGGTATTGGATTATATCAACCAGCAAGGGGATGAAAGCATCAAAATAGCCGCGGAGCAGGGTGATGCTTCAGAATCTGCCTTCGCATTCAACAAAGGAAACGAAGAATTAGTCGAGGCTGTCAATAAACAGCTAGAAGCCATGAGAGAAGACGGAACCTTAGCGGAAATCTCCAAAGAATGGTTTGGTGAAGATGTCTCTTCTCAATAA
- a CDS encoding amino acid ABC transporter permease: protein MSLLNNVLLTITADMGGWELFKNSLLPMITGGIKYTIPLTLISFAVGIVLALLTAMMRLSNSRFLRAPAIAYVSAIRGTPMLVQLFIVFYGMPSLNITIDPFPSAIIAFSLNVGAYASEIIRASILSIPKGQWEAGYTVGMSHSTTLKRIILPQAARVSIPPLSNTFISLVKDTSLASLILVTELFRRAQEIAARTYDFMLIYVEAAILYWVICFLLSLVQEAIERRLSRYTAR, encoded by the coding sequence ATGTCTCTTCTCAATAATGTTTTGCTGACCATTACAGCAGACATGGGGGGCTGGGAGCTGTTTAAAAACTCCCTGCTCCCGATGATCACCGGGGGGATTAAATACACCATCCCTCTAACGCTGATTTCCTTTGCAGTAGGAATAGTACTGGCTTTGTTGACCGCGATGATGCGGCTGTCCAATTCCCGGTTTTTAAGGGCGCCTGCCATCGCTTATGTGTCCGCAATCAGAGGGACACCTATGCTGGTGCAGCTGTTCATCGTGTTTTATGGGATGCCCAGCCTAAATATAACGATTGATCCGTTTCCGAGTGCGATTATCGCTTTTTCCTTGAATGTAGGGGCCTATGCATCTGAAATTATCCGTGCATCTATTTTATCGATTCCAAAAGGCCAATGGGAAGCAGGTTATACAGTCGGCATGTCCCATTCTACTACCTTAAAGCGGATCATTCTTCCACAGGCGGCAAGAGTCTCCATTCCACCGCTGTCCAACACGTTTATCAGCCTGGTCAAAGATACGTCGCTGGCCTCGTTGATTCTGGTAACCGAGCTGTTTCGCCGGGCGCAGGAGATAGCTGCGAGGACGTACGACTTCATGCTGATATATGTGGAAGCCGCAATTTTGTATTGGGTGATCTGTTTCTTGCTGTCACTCGTCCAGGAAGCAATCGAAAGACGACTTTCGCGTTACACGGCAAGGTAG
- a CDS encoding amino acid ABC transporter ATP-binding protein has protein sequence MYLSIKGLSKSFGELEVLKDIDVSVEKGKVLTIMGPSGSGKTTLLRCLNALEEPSGGVFTFEDGFSLDFGKKVSKQDWLRLRRKSGMVFQSYNLFPHKTALENVTEGPIIVQKREKNQVQEMAERLLAKVGLRDKMHLYPHQLSGGQQQRVGIARALAIEPELMLFDEPTSALDPELIGEVLGVIKELANEGWTMVIVTHEVQFAEQVSDEVLFMDGGYIIEQGPPKQVLKEPKEQRTQQFLQRILNP, from the coding sequence ATGTATTTATCAATAAAGGGATTATCGAAATCCTTTGGCGAATTAGAGGTGCTGAAGGATATTGATGTCAGCGTGGAAAAAGGCAAAGTATTGACGATCATGGGACCATCCGGTTCCGGGAAAACGACACTGCTTCGCTGTTTGAACGCCCTGGAAGAGCCGAGCGGCGGTGTTTTCACCTTTGAAGATGGTTTTAGTCTTGATTTTGGCAAGAAAGTGAGTAAACAAGACTGGCTGCGGTTAAGAAGGAAATCAGGTATGGTTTTTCAGTCATATAATTTGTTCCCGCACAAAACGGCATTGGAAAATGTGACAGAAGGGCCGATCATTGTTCAAAAGCGCGAAAAAAACCAGGTTCAGGAGATGGCAGAACGGCTGCTTGCCAAAGTCGGCCTGAGAGATAAAATGCACTTGTATCCACATCAACTTTCCGGCGGACAACAACAGCGGGTCGGGATTGCCCGTGCTTTAGCCATCGAACCGGAACTGATGCTGTTCGATGAACCAACTTCCGCTCTCGATCCGGAATTAATCGGAGAAGTACTGGGAGTCATCAAAGAGCTGGCCAATGAAGGCTGGACAATGGTGATTGTCACACACGAGGTACAATTCGCGGAACAGGTTTCCGATGAAGTGTTGTTCATGGACGGTGGCTACATTATTGAACAGGGACCTCCTAAGCAGGTATTGAAAGAACCGAAGGAGCAAAGAACACAGCAATTCTTGCAGCGGATCCTCAACCCTTAA